The genomic stretch ttctctctctctgtctctgtctgtctgtcactcCCACACTCCGTCCCTCGCgggcacgcgcacacacacacacagacgtccagctcccccctcccctcccctccccccaaccccgaCCTCTGTGTCTGGGTCCTCTGTGTTCCAGACTGGGTTAAGGTAGCTGACCCGGGAGCTGAGGTTGGTGGTCACATTGTAGCGGGTTTCCCCGTCGCACTGTGAGATCCCGTTATCGATCGCGTCTACCTCCTCCACAAAATTTTCGTAGAGCTGCGAGGGAGGGAAAGAGGGTGGGACAGGGTTAGacggagacagacagacagagagcgggGACAGGTCAGTCCCATCCTGTGTTCCAGTGCGGGAGCTCGGTtccccatcccctcccctcccctcggCGGAGACCCACCTTGTCGTACAGGACGTCTAGCCGGGGGTCCGTCCAGTCAGTCTGCAGCAGCTGAGCCAGGACCCTCCTCCCAAAGTGAGCGTAGACCAGGCCCGCGCTGCTCAGCTTCGTCACAAAGCGGGACCCCTGTTTT from Chiloscyllium plagiosum isolate BGI_BamShark_2017 unplaced genomic scaffold, ASM401019v2 scaf_21112, whole genome shotgun sequence encodes the following:
- the LOC122545020 gene encoding MYG1 exonuclease-like, translated to VQSQCLYSRVTCLFLGSQDAEIIRTRDPQLLETCDVVVDVGGVYDPERHRYDHHQRSFAETLASVKQGSRFVTKLSSAGLVYAHFGRRVLAQLLQTDWTDPRLDVLYDKLYENFVEEVDAIDNGISQCDGETRYNVTTNLSSRVSYLNPVWNTEDPDTEVGVGGRGGEGGAGRLCVCVRVPARDGVWE